From Verrucomicrobiota bacterium JB022, one genomic window encodes:
- a CDS encoding Gfo/Idh/MocA family oxidoreductase encodes MSLSSLNHLDRRVAVLGCGYWGRNLVRNFAELGALAAVVDPSPQGREEARKLAPSAEVFDDPAVLWERDDIHGVVIATPAPTHFQIACDAFAAGKDVMVEKPMAMNAEEGERMVSAAEAHGRLLMVGHLLEHHPAVRRLYELVEQGALGPLRYIQCRRLNFGKIRTAENALWSLSPHDLSVMLRLAGSEPVSVHCHGTGFLQGDVADVVHAHLNFPGEVEGYLQASWLNPFKEQRIVVVGEDRMAVFDDTLPDRKLQLFAHRVEWSDRGPVAKRAEAELIEYPTSEPLKAECQHFLDCMQDRRQPFTDGVSGQAVMRTLEACQRAMDTGSTVELSQLEVASV; translated from the coding sequence ATGTCCTTATCCTCGCTGAACCACCTCGACCGCCGGGTAGCCGTGCTGGGGTGCGGCTATTGGGGCCGCAACCTGGTCCGCAATTTTGCCGAACTCGGCGCCTTGGCGGCCGTGGTCGACCCTTCGCCGCAGGGCCGCGAAGAAGCCCGCAAGCTCGCCCCGAGCGCGGAAGTCTTCGACGATCCGGCGGTTCTTTGGGAGCGCGACGACATCCACGGCGTGGTCATCGCCACGCCGGCTCCCACCCACTTCCAGATCGCGTGCGATGCCTTCGCCGCCGGTAAGGATGTGATGGTGGAAAAGCCGATGGCGATGAATGCCGAGGAAGGCGAGCGCATGGTCTCTGCCGCTGAAGCGCATGGCCGACTGCTGATGGTCGGCCACCTGCTCGAGCACCACCCTGCCGTCCGCCGCCTCTATGAGCTGGTGGAGCAAGGTGCGCTCGGGCCGTTGCGCTACATCCAGTGCCGTCGCCTCAATTTCGGCAAGATTCGCACGGCCGAGAACGCCCTGTGGAGCCTGTCTCCGCACGACCTCTCGGTGATGCTGCGGCTGGCCGGTAGCGAACCCGTCTCCGTGCACTGCCACGGCACGGGCTTCCTGCAGGGCGACGTGGCCGACGTGGTGCACGCGCACCTCAACTTCCCGGGTGAAGTCGAGGGCTACCTGCAGGCCAGCTGGCTCAACCCGTTCAAGGAGCAGCGCATCGTGGTGGTGGGCGAAGACCGCATGGCGGTGTTCGACGATACCCTGCCCGATCGCAAGCTGCAGCTCTTTGCCCACCGGGTCGAGTGGTCCGACCGCGGCCCGGTCGCCAAGCGCGCCGAGGCCGAGCTGATCGAATACCCGACCTCCGAGCCGCTCAAGGCCGAGTGCCAGCACTTCCTGGATTGCATGCAAGACCGCCGCCAGCCGTTTACGGACGGCGTCTCCGGGCAGGCCGTCATGCGGACGCTCGAAGCCTGCCAGCGTGCGATGGACACCGGCTCCACCGTTGAACTCTCTCAACTGGAGGTTGCCTCGGTATGA
- a CDS encoding acyltransferase: MSYKAHESAVVDDGAQIGSGTRIWHFSHVNSGAVIGENCSLGQNVMIAPNVVIGDRVKIQNNVSVYEGTEIEDDVFLGPSCVLTNISNPRSQVVRRHLYEKTKIERGATIGANATIVCGTKLGRYCMIAAGAVVTKDVPPYTLMMGVPARPAGYVSRHGHPLRKSEDGVWTCPESGLHYALNEQGELYCFDLPEDDPLPEALAQGQNPYAHYHP, translated from the coding sequence ATGAGCTACAAGGCCCACGAATCGGCCGTCGTCGACGACGGCGCCCAAATCGGCAGCGGCACGCGCATCTGGCACTTCTCGCACGTCAATTCCGGCGCGGTGATCGGCGAAAACTGCTCGCTTGGGCAGAACGTGATGATCGCGCCCAATGTGGTGATCGGCGACCGCGTGAAGATCCAGAACAACGTCTCGGTCTACGAAGGCACGGAGATCGAAGACGACGTCTTCCTCGGGCCTTCGTGCGTGCTGACCAATATCAGCAATCCGCGCTCGCAGGTGGTCCGCCGCCACCTCTACGAGAAGACCAAGATCGAGCGCGGCGCTACCATCGGGGCCAACGCCACCATCGTCTGCGGCACCAAGCTCGGCCGCTACTGCATGATTGCCGCCGGGGCCGTGGTGACGAAGGACGTGCCACCTTATACGCTGATGATGGGCGTACCCGCTCGCCCGGCCGGTTACGTCAGCCGCCACGGGCACCCGTTGCGCAAGTCTGAAGATGGCGTCTGGACCTGCCCCGAGTCGGGGCTGCACTACGCCCTCAACGAACAGGGCGAGCTCTACTGTTTCGACCTGCCGGAGGACGACCCGCTGCCAGAGGCCCTCGCGCAAGGCCAGAACCCCTACGCGCATTACCACCCGTAA
- a CDS encoding DegT/DnrJ/EryC1/StrS family aminotransferase, giving the protein MPLASSPSRSVSLLDLQAHHQDVGPAFREAIDRVIESGAYINGPEVAECEADVAAYCQAQYGIGVSSGTDALLIALMAEEIGPGDEVITTPFTFFATAGCISRVGAKPVFVDIDPATCNIDAKQVAAAITPRTRAIIPVHLYGQMAETAQLKALADEHDLVLIEDCAQAIGAEEDGHRAGSIGHYGAFSFFPAKNLGALGDGGIVTTNDKERANRLRRLRVHGAEPKYFHAVIGGNFRLDTIHAAVVKAKLPCLDQWTESRQRNAQRYDSALQEVGLISGGHLMPLAKRQSRHVYNQYIIRTNRRDALQAFLKDRGVSTAVYYPLSLHQQECFAYLGHKEGEFPEAELAAQEVLALPVHPHLSADDQDYVIEQLVAFFR; this is encoded by the coding sequence ATGCCACTCGCTTCTTCTCCCTCCCGCTCCGTCTCATTGCTCGACCTCCAGGCACACCACCAGGATGTCGGCCCGGCCTTCCGCGAGGCCATCGACCGCGTGATCGAATCGGGCGCCTACATCAATGGCCCCGAAGTCGCCGAATGTGAGGCCGACGTCGCCGCCTATTGCCAGGCGCAATACGGTATCGGAGTCTCATCTGGCACCGACGCCCTGCTCATCGCCTTGATGGCCGAAGAAATCGGGCCCGGCGACGAGGTGATCACAACGCCCTTTACGTTCTTCGCCACCGCCGGCTGCATCAGCCGCGTCGGGGCCAAGCCTGTCTTTGTCGATATCGACCCGGCGACGTGCAACATCGACGCCAAACAGGTGGCAGCCGCCATTACGCCCCGTACCCGGGCCATCATCCCGGTGCACCTCTATGGGCAAATGGCCGAGACCGCCCAGCTCAAGGCGCTCGCCGACGAGCACGACCTCGTGTTGATCGAAGACTGCGCCCAAGCCATCGGCGCGGAAGAGGACGGCCACCGCGCGGGCTCCATCGGCCACTACGGTGCGTTCTCTTTCTTCCCGGCCAAGAATCTCGGTGCCCTCGGCGACGGCGGCATCGTGACGACCAACGACAAAGAGCGCGCCAACCGCTTGCGTCGCCTACGCGTCCACGGAGCCGAGCCCAAGTATTTCCACGCCGTGATCGGGGGCAACTTCCGTCTGGATACGATCCACGCCGCCGTCGTGAAGGCCAAGCTGCCTTGCCTCGACCAGTGGACGGAAAGCCGCCAGCGGAACGCCCAGCGTTACGACAGTGCGTTGCAGGAAGTCGGCCTGATCTCCGGCGGGCACCTGATGCCGCTGGCCAAGCGCCAGAGCCGCCACGTCTATAACCAGTACATCATCCGCACCAATCGTCGCGACGCCCTGCAGGCGTTCCTGAAGGATCGCGGCGTGTCCACTGCCGTCTACTACCCGCTTTCGCTCCACCAGCAGGAGTGCTTTGCCTACCTCGGCCACAAGGAAGGCGAATTCCCCGAGGCCGAGCTGGCTGCCCAGGAAGTGCTGGCGCTGCCGGTGCACCCGCACCTGAGCGCGGACGACCAAGACTACGTGATCGAGCAACTGGTTGCCTTCTTCCGCTAA
- a CDS encoding oligosaccharide flippase family protein produces the protein MKHSRKVQAAALSIGKMSANLAGLLTMAVLARLFSQETYASYRQVLLAYGFVAPLLTLGIPKALYYFLPGAGEASRARLLENVLVLSGMGLVFGALLYFGGNAWLAHHFDNPALEPLLQAFALYPVFLLPSLALPACLVVQGKAMITALYSIISRLLIAGLVIGVALYTDEVGPALQAMVIGTGIMTLVAFVIMWRAVPAGNGKLSFKETWQQVRYSAPLGLTNIMGNVAMNLDKWIVAAMASPAAFAVFVNGAMQLPIVGALTDSITAVMLPEMSKASKSGDFKSCLPLWKRAAEQCAHLLFPVTAGLIILAPEAMVLLFGDAYAASAIPFIIYLSILPTRIVRFDAVFMATGRSGLLFKRTVLFLILTVITNVIFVRWMGPNGAALATVLCTLVFAQPYNLFFLRRAFQATTAELLPWKALGKIALAAGIAGAVGFAAKELVLGQSIFVRVAVAGITFALVYALLLHLTGLLPWQKVRDRLARVRREGPRAVLAF, from the coding sequence ATGAAGCACTCCCGCAAAGTCCAGGCGGCGGCCCTCAGCATCGGCAAGATGTCCGCCAACCTGGCGGGGCTGTTGACCATGGCGGTGCTGGCGCGCCTCTTCTCGCAAGAGACCTACGCCAGCTACCGCCAAGTGCTGCTCGCATACGGGTTCGTCGCCCCACTGCTGACACTGGGGATCCCCAAAGCGCTGTATTATTTCTTGCCCGGTGCAGGCGAAGCCTCCCGGGCTCGTCTTTTGGAAAACGTGCTCGTGCTCTCCGGCATGGGCCTCGTTTTTGGTGCCCTGCTCTACTTTGGCGGCAACGCCTGGCTGGCCCACCACTTCGACAATCCGGCCCTGGAGCCGCTCTTGCAGGCTTTCGCCCTGTATCCGGTCTTCCTGCTACCGTCGCTCGCCCTGCCCGCCTGCCTGGTGGTGCAAGGCAAGGCGATGATCACCGCGCTTTACTCGATCATCAGTCGCCTGCTCATCGCAGGGCTCGTGATCGGCGTCGCGTTGTATACCGACGAGGTCGGCCCTGCCCTCCAGGCCATGGTGATCGGCACCGGGATCATGACGCTGGTGGCGTTCGTCATCATGTGGCGCGCAGTCCCGGCGGGTAATGGCAAGCTCAGCTTCAAGGAGACGTGGCAGCAAGTCCGCTACAGCGCCCCGCTCGGGCTGACCAACATCATGGGTAATGTGGCGATGAACCTCGACAAGTGGATCGTCGCCGCCATGGCCAGCCCTGCCGCCTTCGCGGTGTTCGTCAACGGCGCGATGCAGTTGCCCATCGTGGGCGCACTGACCGATTCGATTACCGCCGTGATGCTGCCGGAAATGAGCAAGGCCAGCAAGTCGGGCGACTTCAAGAGCTGCCTGCCACTCTGGAAGCGAGCCGCCGAGCAATGCGCTCACTTGCTCTTCCCCGTCACCGCCGGGCTGATCATCCTCGCCCCGGAGGCGATGGTGCTGCTCTTTGGCGATGCCTACGCCGCCAGCGCCATTCCCTTTATCATTTACCTGTCGATCCTCCCGACTCGCATCGTGCGGTTCGACGCAGTCTTTATGGCAACCGGGCGCAGCGGCCTGCTTTTCAAGCGCACCGTTTTGTTCCTGATCCTCACGGTGATCACCAACGTGATCTTCGTGCGCTGGATGGGCCCCAACGGCGCGGCCCTGGCCACCGTCCTCTGCACGCTGGTCTTTGCCCAGCCCTATAACCTGTTCTTCCTGCGGCGCGCATTTCAGGCCACCACGGCCGAGCTGTTGCCGTGGAAAGCCCTCGGCAAGATCGCACTTGCCGCGGGCATCGCCGGTGCGGTGGGCTTTGCCGCCAAGGAGCTCGTGCTCGGCCAGTCGATCTTCGTCCGCGTCGCCGTGGCCGGAATCACCTTTGCCCTCGTCTACGCCCTTTTGCTGCACCTCACGGGGCTCCTGCCCTGGCAGAAAGTCCGGGATCGCCTGGCCCGCGTCCGTCGCGAAGGCCCTCGGGCGGTGCTGGCATTCTAA
- the wecB gene encoding UDP-N-acetylglucosamine 2-epimerase (non-hydrolyzing): protein MLKILTIVGARPQFVKAATFSRAVREYNAQLGDRVAVEEAIIHTGQHYDSNLSQVFFDELDIPKPAKNLELGGGGHGQQTGRMLEALEKEMLERKPDVVLVYGDTNSTLAGALAAAKLHIPLAHVEAGLRSFNRRMPEEINRVLTDELSKWCFCPTRDSAVNLYREGIYDGVHVVGDVMYDGVLYYADKIANEGRAAKIREENKLPDGDLILSTLHRAENTDCPDRLRAAIRVLNHLADESAPVVLPLHPRTNGAIEKAFHGENPFSERVHRIAPLAYLDLLSLLRECKLVATDSGGLQKEAHFLQKPCLTLRDETEWGETLANQCNQLVDLSTDPVPQIEAALNRTTGPWNRPYGQGDAARQILTHLLDSFSA from the coding sequence ATGCTCAAGATCCTAACCATCGTGGGCGCACGCCCGCAATTCGTCAAAGCGGCTACCTTTTCGCGTGCCGTCCGTGAATACAATGCGCAACTCGGCGACCGCGTGGCGGTCGAAGAAGCGATCATCCACACTGGCCAGCATTACGACTCGAACCTCTCGCAGGTATTCTTCGACGAGCTCGACATTCCGAAGCCGGCCAAAAATCTCGAGCTGGGCGGCGGCGGGCACGGTCAACAGACCGGCCGCATGCTCGAAGCGCTCGAAAAGGAGATGCTCGAACGCAAGCCCGACGTGGTGCTCGTCTACGGTGACACCAACAGCACGCTTGCCGGCGCCCTTGCCGCCGCCAAGCTGCACATCCCTCTCGCCCACGTGGAGGCGGGCCTGCGCTCCTTCAACCGCCGCATGCCGGAAGAGATCAACCGCGTGCTGACCGACGAGCTCTCGAAGTGGTGCTTCTGCCCCACCCGCGATTCCGCCGTGAACCTCTACCGCGAGGGCATCTACGACGGCGTGCATGTCGTGGGTGACGTGATGTATGACGGCGTGCTCTACTATGCCGACAAGATCGCCAACGAAGGCCGGGCCGCAAAGATCCGCGAGGAGAACAAGCTCCCGGACGGTGACTTGATCCTCTCGACCTTGCACCGGGCGGAAAACACTGATTGCCCCGACCGTCTACGCGCCGCCATCCGCGTGCTCAACCACTTGGCGGACGAATCGGCGCCGGTGGTCTTGCCGCTCCACCCGCGCACCAACGGCGCGATCGAGAAGGCCTTCCATGGTGAAAATCCTTTTTCGGAGCGCGTGCACCGGATCGCCCCGCTGGCCTATCTCGACCTGCTTTCGCTCCTGCGAGAATGCAAGCTCGTAGCCACGGATTCGGGCGGTCTGCAAAAGGAGGCACACTTCCTGCAAAAGCCCTGTCTGACGCTGCGCGACGAAACGGAATGGGGCGAAACGCTCGCCAACCAGTGTAACCAACTGGTCGACCTGAGCACCGATCCCGTCCCGCAAATCGAAGCGGCGCTCAACCGGACGACCGGCCCCTGGAACCGGCCTTATGGCCAAGGGGACGCCGCCCGGCAGATACTGACTCACCTGCTCGATTCCTTCTCCGCTTAG
- a CDS encoding glycosyltransferase family 4 protein: MRNLLLISYYFPPRGGSGVQRPSKFARYLADHGYQSHVVTCDDGSITNTRDNSLLKNLNGTQVHRVPGREELVKKLGKMHLGPLVTLGLRPDAQVLWKDAAVKEALRIAKQSRIDAIFSTVQPFASALVGLELKKKLGLPWILDYRDPWTNSTSITWPSKWHFEREREMERKCLLHCDRALVVTSGMRDALAEAFPEFAHKIRLIPNGFDPEDFKGLEADKRVDDGVFRLGYAGRLYSVGGKQNRLHRSGGLTYRNCEVDFVTHSARFLILGIQRLFEQHPELRGKLSVDLAGNIPADNKAFAEECGVADTVHVHGMLPHREAIQLVSRSDAVFLPMRREADNRRSYNASGKIYEYLAQHKPILAAVPEGDAADLVRDARAGWVVDPADVQAYADKLYELITRKQTGPLRIDPDVALINTYTRQNQAAMLANELDSLLPAAPAARSMPTPAPVAVS, from the coding sequence ATGCGAAACCTGCTTCTCATCTCGTATTATTTCCCGCCCCGCGGCGGCAGCGGCGTGCAACGGCCCTCGAAATTCGCCCGCTACCTCGCCGACCACGGCTACCAGTCCCACGTCGTCACCTGTGACGACGGCAGCATCACGAACACCCGCGACAACAGCCTGCTCAAGAACCTCAACGGCACCCAGGTCCACCGAGTGCCCGGTCGGGAAGAGCTGGTCAAAAAGCTGGGCAAGATGCACCTCGGGCCGCTAGTGACGCTCGGGCTGCGCCCCGATGCGCAAGTGCTTTGGAAAGACGCGGCGGTCAAGGAAGCATTGCGAATTGCAAAGCAGAGTCGGATAGATGCAATCTTTTCGACGGTTCAGCCCTTTGCCTCGGCCCTTGTAGGGCTGGAGCTGAAAAAAAAGTTGGGATTACCTTGGATCCTCGATTACCGCGACCCCTGGACCAACAGCACCAGCATCACATGGCCCAGCAAGTGGCACTTTGAGCGCGAGCGCGAGATGGAGCGCAAATGCCTTTTGCATTGCGACCGCGCCCTGGTCGTCACCTCCGGAATGCGGGACGCACTGGCTGAGGCTTTTCCGGAGTTTGCCCACAAGATTCGTCTGATCCCGAACGGCTTCGACCCGGAAGACTTCAAGGGGCTGGAAGCCGACAAGCGAGTAGACGACGGTGTCTTCCGCCTCGGCTATGCCGGTCGCCTTTATTCGGTGGGTGGCAAACAGAACCGCCTCCACCGCAGCGGTGGCCTTACCTACCGCAATTGCGAGGTCGACTTTGTCACGCACTCCGCCCGCTTCCTGATCCTCGGCATCCAGCGCCTCTTTGAGCAACACCCGGAGCTACGGGGCAAGCTGAGCGTCGACCTGGCGGGCAATATCCCGGCCGACAACAAGGCTTTTGCCGAAGAATGCGGCGTGGCCGACACGGTGCATGTCCACGGCATGTTGCCCCACCGCGAAGCGATCCAGCTGGTATCGCGCAGCGATGCGGTTTTCCTGCCCATGCGTCGCGAGGCCGACAACCGCCGCAGCTACAACGCCTCGGGCAAGATCTACGAATACCTCGCCCAGCATAAGCCCATCTTGGCCGCCGTGCCCGAGGGTGACGCCGCCGACCTGGTGCGCGATGCCCGCGCCGGCTGGGTAGTCGATCCCGCCGACGTGCAGGCGTACGCCGACAAGCTTTACGAACTGATCACGCGCAAGCAAACGGGCCCCCTCCGCATCGACCCGGATGTCGCGCTGATCAACACCTACACGCGCCAGAATCAGGCCGCCATGCTCGCAAACGAGCTGGACAGCCTGCTACCCGCCGCTCCTGCCGCCCGCTCGATGCCCACCCCCGCCCCTGTCGCCGTTTCATGA
- a CDS encoding glycosyltransferase family 2 protein: MNDPLVSIIVLSFNRKEEILDCLASLEQQTYARTETIVLDNGSKDGSAEAVAERFPHVRLIRMPHNFGAWGPRDMAIWNSTGDYIFMIDSDAVAPADALEKLVAKMEAERSIGILQPMIKDLHSETVYSMGFGREEAKEPCFRWQFHGCAALIRREAYFKAGGFPHHYLVAGGEAYLAIPVLDAGYDVYYWPEVHVRHALSPKERVKSHRLLMSNLHRMQNNATYNPYLGRVWLDFAWKLVRYAKDATANGYFKELLPGLALHVKEFFHTLRHLRRPIAPQTQNLIDYLMVHRVTERAEYERINRERSYFAGRRRYALRTT, encoded by the coding sequence ATGAACGATCCTCTCGTCAGCATCATCGTCCTGAGTTTCAACCGCAAGGAAGAGATCCTCGACTGCCTGGCCTCACTGGAGCAGCAGACCTACGCACGCACCGAGACCATCGTGCTCGACAATGGGTCCAAGGACGGTTCCGCCGAAGCCGTGGCCGAGCGTTTCCCCCACGTGCGCCTCATCCGTATGCCCCACAACTTCGGTGCCTGGGGCCCGCGCGACATGGCGATCTGGAACTCTACCGGCGACTACATTTTCATGATCGACAGCGATGCGGTGGCCCCCGCCGACGCGCTGGAAAAGCTGGTGGCCAAGATGGAAGCCGAGCGCTCCATCGGCATCCTCCAGCCCATGATCAAGGACCTCCACAGCGAGACGGTCTACAGCATGGGCTTCGGGCGCGAAGAGGCCAAGGAGCCTTGCTTCCGCTGGCAGTTCCACGGCTGTGCCGCGCTGATCCGCCGCGAGGCCTATTTCAAGGCGGGCGGCTTCCCCCACCACTACCTGGTGGCAGGCGGAGAGGCCTACCTGGCGATCCCCGTGCTCGATGCCGGTTACGACGTCTACTATTGGCCCGAAGTCCACGTACGCCATGCACTTTCGCCCAAGGAGCGTGTGAAGTCGCACCGGCTCCTGATGTCGAATCTGCACCGCATGCAAAACAACGCCACCTACAACCCCTACCTGGGGCGCGTGTGGCTCGACTTTGCGTGGAAGCTCGTCCGCTACGCCAAGGACGCTACCGCCAACGGCTATTTCAAGGAGCTGTTGCCGGGGCTGGCGCTACACGTAAAGGAGTTTTTCCACACGCTGCGCCACCTGCGTCGCCCGATCGCACCACAAACGCAGAACCTCATCGACTACCTCATGGTCCACCGCGTGACGGAGCGGGCCGAATACGAGCGCATCAACCGCGAGCGTTCCTACTTTGCCGGCCGTCGCCGCTACGCCCTCCGCACCACATGA
- a CDS encoding glycosyltransferase family 4 protein, whose amino-acid sequence MTATPSLDFSTVSPKSARPLRVAWVTSSPTPYKLPFFQRLSQREDLQLKFFFLTWKSSSRPWEISASQAIDYEVLPGINVPTSLREKRYLRINPVIRQRLDPKKWDVVVISGYHHPTMWWAIQHCRRHNIPFVLQGESHVLKTRVFWKRKIKETMIFPAIRDAAAALATGTLAKRYWEQVGISGDKIYIVGNVPEVAFFQQRSLEARPRRQEIRQKLGLDPQRPLGVFVGRFLRVKGVDVLLEGMAQLPEAQRPQILLVGDGPEKEQLEAIVAEHKLPVTMPGFLPNDQLPELYAASDFFVLPSREEPWGVVVNEAAACGLPLLLSGKVGAAHDILQPGHNGLRIEPNTPMRWAEALSEAKTWNAAQLAAMGQRSREIAGEWTHEASEQEFMQAVRLAAATVS is encoded by the coding sequence ATGACCGCCACACCCTCTCTCGATTTCTCGACCGTTTCGCCCAAAAGCGCCCGCCCGCTCCGGGTTGCCTGGGTCACCTCCTCGCCGACCCCCTACAAGCTCCCGTTCTTCCAGCGCCTCTCGCAGCGCGAAGACTTGCAGCTAAAGTTCTTTTTCCTCACCTGGAAGAGCTCTTCCCGCCCGTGGGAAATCTCCGCCAGCCAGGCGATCGACTACGAGGTGCTGCCCGGCATCAACGTGCCCACCAGCCTGCGCGAAAAGCGTTACCTGCGTATCAACCCGGTCATCCGCCAACGCCTCGACCCGAAGAAGTGGGACGTGGTGGTGATCTCCGGCTACCACCACCCGACGATGTGGTGGGCCATCCAGCACTGCCGTCGCCACAACATCCCCTTTGTGCTGCAGGGCGAAAGCCACGTGCTGAAGACGCGCGTCTTCTGGAAGCGCAAGATCAAGGAAACGATGATCTTCCCTGCCATCCGCGATGCCGCGGCGGCCCTCGCCACCGGTACCCTCGCCAAGCGCTACTGGGAGCAGGTCGGCATCTCCGGAGATAAAATTTACATCGTGGGCAATGTGCCCGAAGTCGCTTTCTTCCAACAACGCAGCCTGGAGGCGCGCCCGCGTCGACAAGAGATTCGCCAAAAGCTGGGCCTCGACCCGCAACGTCCGCTGGGCGTCTTCGTGGGGCGCTTCCTGCGCGTGAAGGGCGTCGACGTATTGCTCGAAGGCATGGCACAACTACCCGAGGCTCAACGCCCGCAGATCCTGCTGGTGGGCGATGGCCCGGAAAAGGAGCAACTCGAAGCCATCGTGGCGGAGCACAAGCTGCCGGTGACGATGCCGGGCTTCCTGCCCAATGACCAACTGCCCGAGCTTTACGCTGCGAGTGACTTCTTTGTCCTCCCCTCTCGCGAAGAGCCTTGGGGCGTGGTCGTAAACGAAGCGGCGGCCTGCGGCCTGCCCCTGCTACTCTCCGGCAAGGTAGGTGCGGCCCACGACATCCTGCAACCGGGCCATAACGGCCTCCGCATCGAGCCCAACACCCCTATGCGCTGGGCCGAAGCGTTGAGCGAAGCCAAGACCTGGAATGCCGCGCAACTGGCGGCGATGGGCCAGCGCTCACGCGAAATTGCCGGCGAGTGGACCCACGAGGCCAGCGAACAAGAATTCATGCAGGCCGTGCGCTTGGCGGCCGCCACCGTGTCCTGA
- a CDS encoding O-antigen ligase family protein → MEASESKSPDYLSLLLLGLLFVVLYLPLINGGLDDVRWVLFSALIGGFMLFRTGDLMNPAGQTLLWLLGANAGLRLFSVFWSPDQAYTLLRAISISCMCGFLVVLASRAHELRHFRASIKVVAGYGAALAVVSSIVYFAGWKALPWNGYEVYRGIHGGRFAGVFGNPNQIGICAAVTVPLMIGLWLEKKKHIWWLAFAALAFYMVLQSQSRAGILALAAASAGMLLVYQRQAKGLILGGMLLVVLFAMFADTSAIEKGFASFASRGETTEFNVEDVAENRLTRWTLGWLSIQKHFVLGQGYGIGGVSDGVDPRLTDYDQGYPLHNSFLQVWQENGVVGLLLFLALVGWLYGRILLSDFPMPKGSQHLIAGCTGVAMGGMVSAFFESWLFSVGNLGTMPFWACMALLWMRTNPAPAEEMLVARQPEIEPLQVAQPVYGRQILPYPSQHPDRS, encoded by the coding sequence ATGGAAGCTTCCGAATCCAAAAGTCCTGATTACCTCAGCTTGCTGCTGCTGGGGTTGCTGTTCGTCGTGCTTTACCTGCCCCTGATCAATGGGGGCCTCGACGATGTCCGCTGGGTATTGTTTTCCGCCCTGATCGGCGGATTCATGCTCTTTCGCACTGGCGACTTGATGAACCCGGCGGGCCAGACCTTGCTCTGGCTCCTGGGGGCCAATGCCGGGCTGCGCCTGTTCTCGGTTTTCTGGTCGCCCGACCAGGCTTATACGCTGCTGCGGGCGATCTCGATCAGCTGCATGTGCGGCTTTCTCGTGGTGCTGGCCTCACGGGCACATGAACTGCGCCATTTTCGCGCCAGCATCAAGGTGGTGGCCGGCTATGGCGCCGCGCTCGCGGTGGTCTCGTCGATCGTGTATTTCGCGGGCTGGAAGGCCTTGCCCTGGAACGGCTACGAAGTCTATCGCGGCATCCACGGCGGGCGTTTCGCCGGGGTCTTTGGCAATCCCAACCAGATCGGCATCTGTGCCGCCGTCACCGTGCCCTTGATGATCGGGCTGTGGCTGGAAAAGAAGAAGCACATCTGGTGGCTGGCTTTTGCCGCCCTCGCCTTCTACATGGTGCTGCAATCGCAAAGCCGCGCGGGTATTCTGGCCCTCGCTGCAGCTTCCGCCGGCATGTTGCTCGTTTACCAGCGCCAGGCCAAGGGCTTGATCCTGGGTGGTATGTTGCTGGTGGTGCTCTTCGCGATGTTTGCCGACACCAGCGCGATCGAAAAGGGCTTTGCCTCCTTTGCCTCCCGCGGCGAAACGACGGAGTTCAACGTCGAAGATGTGGCCGAAAACCGCCTGACGCGCTGGACCCTTGGCTGGCTGAGCATCCAGAAGCACTTTGTGCTCGGTCAGGGCTACGGTATCGGCGGTGTCTCCGACGGCGTAGACCCGCGCCTGACGGACTACGACCAAGGCTACCCGCTCCACAATTCTTTCCTGCAGGTGTGGCAGGAAAACGGTGTGGTGGGCCTGCTGCTCTTCCTGGCACTGGTGGGCTGGCTTTACGGCCGCATCCTGCTGAGCGATTTCCCGATGCCGAAGGGCTCGCAACACCTGATTGCAGGCTGCACGGGAGTCGCCATGGGTGGCATGGTCAGCGCGTTTTTCGAAAGCTGGCTCTTTTCTGTGGGCAACCTCGGCACCATGCCTTTCTGGGCCTGCATGGCCCTGCTTTGGATGCGGACCAACCCGGCTCCGGCAGAAGAAATGCTGGTAGCAAGACAGCCAGAGATCGAACCGCTGCAGGTGGCTCAACCTGTGTATGGTCGGCAGATCCTGCCCTATCCCTCTCAACACCCTGACCGCTCGTGA